From Halapricum desulfuricans, a single genomic window includes:
- a CDS encoding NAD(P)/FAD-dependent oxidoreductase, with the protein MTTQVVVLGSGYAGAGAIKSLEDELRGQADITWISDVDYHLVLHEVHRCISDPSVQEKITIPIEEIKSPSTRFVEGHVKDVAVDTRAVELADGRTIEYDYLLVGVGSETAFFGLDGLEEHAHTLNSLEDALGIHDATRDAARQATPDDPARVVVGGAGLSGIQAAGEVARFRDDVDAPLEVMLVEGLDSILPNSDSGLQRALRERLDERDVRIRTGDFIREVDAESITVGDEEIAYDVLIWTGGITGRREMASVDLEKDHDSNRVRVETTFRTNDERVFAIGDAAIIEQSSGEPVPPNAQAAWDAAEVAGENIARAIRGQPLQTWSYEDKGTAISIGEDAVAHGVLNLPITTFGGLPARLLKKAIAARWIADITSPGRALGAWNDM; encoded by the coding sequence ATGACTACACAGGTCGTCGTTTTGGGCTCGGGATACGCCGGTGCGGGCGCTATCAAGAGCCTCGAAGACGAGTTACGGGGGCAAGCGGATATCACGTGGATCTCGGACGTCGACTACCACCTGGTTTTACACGAGGTCCACCGCTGTATCAGCGATCCGAGCGTCCAGGAGAAGATCACGATCCCGATCGAGGAGATCAAATCCCCGAGTACGCGATTCGTCGAGGGACACGTCAAGGACGTGGCCGTCGACACGCGGGCGGTCGAGCTGGCGGACGGACGGACGATCGAGTACGACTATCTGCTGGTCGGTGTCGGCAGCGAGACTGCGTTTTTCGGCCTCGATGGGCTCGAAGAGCACGCACACACCCTCAACAGCCTCGAGGACGCACTGGGGATCCACGACGCGACCAGGGACGCGGCGCGTCAGGCAACGCCGGACGATCCCGCACGGGTCGTCGTCGGTGGTGCCGGACTGTCCGGGATCCAGGCCGCCGGCGAGGTCGCGCGCTTTCGGGACGACGTCGACGCGCCACTCGAGGTGATGCTCGTCGAAGGGCTCGACTCCATCCTGCCCAACAGCGACAGCGGGCTCCAGCGGGCGCTTCGAGAGCGACTCGACGAGCGGGACGTCCGGATCCGGACCGGCGACTTCATCCGCGAGGTCGACGCGGAGTCGATCACTGTCGGCGACGAGGAGATCGCGTACGACGTACTGATCTGGACGGGCGGGATCACCGGCCGGCGGGAGATGGCAAGCGTCGATCTCGAGAAGGACCACGACTCCAACCGCGTCAGAGTCGAGACCACGTTCCGGACGAACGACGAGCGCGTGTTCGCGATCGGTGACGCGGCGATCATCGAGCAGTCCTCGGGCGAACCGGTCCCGCCGAACGCACAGGCAGCCTGGGATGCGGCCGAGGTCGCCGGCGAGAACATCGCCCGGGCGATCCGCGGACAGCCGCTCCAGACCTGGTCGTACGAGGACAAGGGTACGGCCATCTCGATCGGCGAAGACGCCGTCGCACACGGCGTGCTAAACCTCCCGATCACGACGTTCGGCGGGCTCCCCGCACGCCTGCTGAAAAAAGCGATCGCCGCTCGCTGGATCGCCGACATCACGTCGCCGGGACGTGCGCTGGGTGCCTGGAACGACATGTAA
- a CDS encoding DNA-directed RNA polymerase subunit L, translated as MDLRVIEKDDTALSIEIAGEDHTFMNVLKGALLETDGVAAATYDMNPEQSGGQTDPVLTIKTEEGTDALEALETGTDRVIEKTDALTDAYDDAAA; from the coding sequence ATGGATCTGCGGGTCATCGAGAAAGACGACACCGCGCTCTCGATCGAGATCGCGGGCGAGGACCACACCTTCATGAACGTACTCAAGGGCGCGCTGCTGGAGACCGACGGGGTCGCCGCCGCGACCTACGACATGAATCCCGAGCAGTCGGGCGGTCAGACCGACCCGGTGTTGACGATCAAGACCGAGGAAGGGACCGACGCGCTCGAGGCACTAGAAACCGGGACCGACCGCGTCATCGAGAAAACCGACGCACTGACCGACGCGTACGACGACGCGGCGGCCTGA